A section of the Fusarium falciforme chromosome 8, complete sequence genome encodes:
- a CDS encoding ER membrane protein complex subunit 3: MVQVPVQTLHRDPQLFYWILIPITIVMVLTGVLRHYASVLMATAPKKQDNKAMREQRSLARGVALRSNHHALSQKAFEARRDVLAAGFESGAYLKEPDRKGQPPANPLTDPSAMDGMMGMMKNNMAMIIPNTLIMSWINAFFSGYVIMKLPFPITIKFKSMLQAGVQTKEMDPRWMSSISWYFLCIFGLQFVYVFLLGSDNAASQVAQQMQAQQMANPMAGPGQDPHKQFKAEAENLAVVEHYSVLDDVEERFLAGIKS, from the exons ATGGTGCAAGTTCCGGTCCAGACCCTTCATAGGGACCCCCAGTTATT CTACTGGATCCTCATCCCCATCACCATAGTCATGGTCCTGACTGGTGTCCTCCGTCACTACGCATCCGTCCTCATGGCGACCGCGCCTAAGAAGCAGGACAACAAGGCCATGCGTGAACAGCGGTCCCTCGCCCGCGGCGTCGCACTGCGCTCCAACCACCACGCCCTCTCCCAGAAGGCCTTTGAGGCTCGCCGCGATGTTCTGGCCGCTGGCTTCGAGTCTGGGGCGTACCTGAAGGAGCCCGACCGCAAGGGTCAGCCTCCTGCGAACCCCCTGACCGACCCCAGTGCCATGGATGGTATGATGGGCATGATGAAGAACAACATGGCTATGATCATTCCCAACACACTCATCATGAGCTGGATCAACGCCTTCTTCAGCGGCTACGTTATCA TGAAACTGCCCttccccatcaccatcaagttCAAGAGCATGCTGCAGGCTGGTGTGCAGACCAAGGAGATGGACCCCCGATGGATGTCCAGCATCAGCTGGTACTTCCTTTGCATCTTTGGTCTTCAGTTTGTCTACGTCTTTCTCCTTGGCAGTGACAACG CTGCCAGCCAGGTCGCTCAGCAGATGCAGGCGCAGCAGATGGCTAATCCCATGGCTGGCCCTGGTCAGGACCCTCACAAGCAgttcaaggccgaggccgagaactTGGCTGTCGTCGAGCACTACTCAGTTCTGGACGATGTTGAGGAGCGTTTCTTGGCGGGTATCAAATCGTAG
- a CDS encoding Signal peptidase complex subunit 2, translating to MANAAEKISVYNLADLKNTSDDAIPNYLNSLKFRQSHTLTDVRLALGYSAFGIAAACFLWDYKLGFENTKHFTAAAVAVYTLVNAALTLWITFREKGVIYEGTSPSGEKISISSSTKKNVPIYNLTITVTDNNSKSSVLKISKPFTGWFEETGQFVAIPFQELLATSVPLIGKRDPKRVTVSQDLLDASSDVLDAVLAANAGATEGSSTAADAGKKGGKQRRKA from the exons atggccaacgcAGCGGAAAAGATTTCGGTCTACAACCTTGCAG ACCTCAAGAACACATCTGACGACGCCATTCCCAACTACCTCAACTCTCTCAAGTTCCGACAGTCGCATACCCTCACCGATGTTCGCCTCGCCCTCGGCTACAGCGCCTTTGGCATCGCCGCCGCTTGTTTCCTTTGGGACTACAAGCTTGGTTTCGAGAACACCAAGCACTTTACAGCTGCTGCCGTCGCAGTCTACACTCTGGTCAACGCTGCCTTGACACTATGGATCACCTTCCGTGAGAAGGGTGTCATTTATGAGGGCACATCGCCGTCTGGCGAGAAG ATCTCGATCAGCAGCTCGACCAAGAAGAACGTCCCCATTTACAACCTCACCATCACCGTCACCGACAACAACTCCAAGTCTTCGGTTCTCAAGATCTCCAAGCCCTTCACTGGCTGGTTCGAGGAGACAGGCCAGTTCGTCGCAATCCCCTTCCAGGAGCTGCTCGCCACCTCGGTTCCCCTGATCGGAAAGCGTGATCCCAAGCGCGTCACTGTCTCTCAAGATCTACTCGATGCTAGCTCCGATGTTCTCGATGCCGTTCTTGCCGCCAACGCGGGTGCTACCGAGGGTAGCTCGACGGCAGCCGACGCCGGAAAGAAGGGAGGCAAGCAGCGACGCAAGGCGTAG
- a CDS encoding MMS19 nucleotide excision repair protein, which translates to MADFRQWALEFVLADDEGRQTAIAQKAAKEIQTAPANTNPVARWVEAVQPWMPGSGHEAEDETPDWTARAKALEFLSRTLDFLSKDILKPSQVKLLVSFFGAMFEVDHKAGIMPSATALTRIAAMKSFQRHSGNEIIQKISALRDDFPRQVSKTRLAIYELIRLLMTTPEVAGDLQHRYGSSAGFMIDLLQLCRSERDPECLMVWFDILRIFLSEYSPSKEVLEEVYGAFKPYFPISLPRASQVAITPEDLKLQLRKCFSSTHLLADHVFPFLLGKLDQGDAVTVNVKVDILKTIRACLDEYTHPEQSVAPYCGRLWGSLKYEVRNGEIEDTIWGTLEVLKSLTNRLKGDDLRDYTLSVTRDCVADLATTMYASSAGRLLVSVLSAKPSAFVLMAAPVMTHIKENLRHPKAPVHSQDLLKVLHVVLETRLLLVDSDMTAEEREDFAAIDAFFKSLYDEVFKKAVDLGSKLDASYDDIKIASQAVQGAGALLCQRPAKSLVVAEDAANNDSERLLPEGTCSEICESLFAILTKSGPGHPRSAGGDELINDTTKALQRAIRLYPKGFNPLVDQAMAIIRPSWRSGGAEEASETITALGAHIAFVGSSELPSTPRNGFDHFIYSIRSFLSELFNALEAKVDPQIWCALAATVQSIIRHFNDACLAQNPRNDLDLENEPLQRVSAVYPELDQLGGEKQVETSVGYHSQVPQSSSVDEIRREFLLVSLFIARQLYRRATKVADSHPQTGKSALTLSDDFTGVDPSAGHQYLHLISTLTGFVVHEFSEPQQTALKAETFAISLFRDDSITVPQKTSEEQLSGGVEPGFLENGSSWAWLASEAPNVLSLGILQALQPSAVARLFETGVGQELILSGFVANSSPSRPVTLSILTILANKYKIETLPSLVAALEQLTSGLLLVSSSEDDASRLEKITSVYALAAGMVRRYSGKEAKPLLQLIKDSPKDAKLGSELARRLEVIVVPQQPLAKENYAIVKPLWVQKVYFELVSPMLQAATGQDAEVQDQQVKSNFSTGVLLIVKHMNFPIYEADADKILRISIAVAQNSEIGPETKAALDVLKNTLIEAPEKGKGHLRSIIKICTRVFSHKSSAASVDPETEGACGKLALEIVGGLPRMYESQHLLPHAPQVQRELTMVCGHRVREVRKTARLARAAWADLK; encoded by the exons ATGGCGGATTTCAGGCAGTGGGCCCTCGAGTTTGTCCTGGCCGATGATGAGGGGCGACAGACGGCCATCGCTCagaaggctgccaagg AGATTCAAACTGCACCTGCCAACACAAACCCAGTAGCGCGATGGGTTGAAGCTGTGCAACCATGGATGCCAGGGAGTGGTCATGAAGCCGAGGATGAGACACCAGATTGGACTGCCAGAGCGAAGG CTCTGGAATTTCTCTCTCGAACTTTGGACTTTCTGAGCAAGGACATCTTGAAGCCAAGTCAAG TAAAATTGCTGGTTAGCTTCTTTGGTGCCATGTTCGAGGTTGATCACAAAGCTGGCATTATGCCCTCTGCCACTGCTCTGACCCGAATAGCGGCCATGAAATCGTTCCAGCGCCATAGCGGAAACGAGATTATCCAGAAGATCTCTGCCCTGCGAGACGACTTTCCTCGTCAGGTATCCAAAACTCGGCTTGCCATCTACGAGCTCATTCGACTACTTATGACTACCCCCGAAGTTGCTGGCGACCTGCAGCATCGATATGGCTCATCTGCTGGTTTCATGATTGACCTCCTGCAGCTCTGCCGGAGTGAGAGGGATCCTGAATGTTTGATGGTCTGGTTCGACATTCTGCGAATATTCTTGTCTGAATATTCGCCCTCAAAGGAGGTTCTGGAGGAGGTCTATGGTGCTTTCAAGCCGTACTTCCCGATCTCTCTTCCTCGGGCATCGCAGGTTGCCATTACCCCTGAAGATTTGAAGCTGCAGCTACGGAAGTGCTTCTCGTCTACTCACTTGCTAGCTGACCACGTGTTTCCATTCCTTCTTGGAAAGTTGGACCAGGGTGATGCTGTGACTGTTAATGTCAAG GTTGATATCCTCAAAACCATTCGCGCCTGCTTGGACGAGTACACCCACCCTGAACAGTCTGTCGCCCCTTACTGCGGCAGACTTTGGGGGAGCCTCAAGTACGAGGTCCGAAATGGAGAGATTGAAGACACCATCTGGGGTACCTTGGAGGTCCTCAAGTCCCTCACAAACAGACTCAAGGGCGATGACCTCCGTGACTATACCCTTTCAGTCACAAGGGATTGTGTCGCTGATCTGGCTACCACCATGTACGCATCATCTGCCGGCAGACTCTTGGTCAGTGTCTTGAGCGCCAAGCCCAGTGCTTTTGTCTTGATGGCCGCTCCAGTCATGACACACATCAAGGAGAACCTGCGCCATCCAAAAGCTCCTGTGCACAGCCAGGATCTTCTCAAGGTTCTCCACGTTGTCTTGGAAACTCGACTTCTGCTTGTCGACTCAGACATGACTGCAGAGGAACGAGAAGATTTTGCCGCTATTGATGCCTTCTTCAAGTCGCTTTACGACGAGGTTTTCAAGAAGGCAGTTGATCTTGGTTCGAAATTGGACGCCTCTTACGACGATATCAAGATTGCGTCTCAGGCCGTTCAGGGGGCTGGAGCTTTGCTGTGCCAAAGGCCAGCCAAGTCCCTTGTTGTGGCGGAGGATGCTGCTAACAATGACTCTGAGCGACTTCTTCCCGAGGGAACGTGTTCAGAAATCTGCGAGTCACTCTTTGCTATCCTGACGAAATCCGGCCCAGGACATCCCCGGTCAGCTGGTGGTGACGAGCTTATTAATGATACCACCAAGGCCTTGCAACGTGCAATCCGTCTGTATCCCAAGGGCTTCAACCCTCTGGTTGaccaggccatggccattATTCGACCCAGTTGGCGAAGTGGAGGAGCAGAGGAAGCATCCGAGACTATCACAGCCCTCGGAGCTCACATTGCCTTTGTGGGATCCTCAGAGTTACCATCAACCCCCAGGAACGGATTCGACCACTTCATATACTCCATTCGATCGTTCCTTTCGGAACTTTTCAACGCTCTCGAGGCGAAGGTCGACCCTCAGATCTGGTGCGCTCTGGCGGCGACAGTTCAATCTATAATCCGACACTTCAATGATGCTTGCCTGGCACAAAACCCACGGAAcgacctcgaccttgagaaTGAACCCTTACAAAGGGTTAGTGCCGTTTATCCCGAGCTGGATCAGCTCGGTGGAGAGAAGCAAGTCGAAACTTCTGTGGGTTACCACTCTCAGGTTCCGCAATCATCGTCTGTTGATGAGATCAGACGCGAGTTCCTACTTGTCAGTCTCTTCATTGCTCGACAACTTTACCGCAGGGCCACTAAGGTTGCCGACTCGCATCCTCAGACTGGCAAATCGGCGCTTACACTGAGCGACGACTTTACTGGCGTGGACCCGTCCGCTGGACACCAGTACCTCCATTTGATCTCTACCTTGACGGGCTTTGTGGTTCACGAGTTCAGCGAGCCTCAGCAGACTGCACTGAAAGCTGAGACATTCGCCATCAGCCTCTTCCGTGATGATTCTATAACCGTCCCTCAAAAGACATCAGAGGAACAATTGTCCGGTGGTGTTGAGCCAGGCTTTTTGGAAAACGGGTCATCATGGGCTTGGTTAGCATCAGAAGCTCCCAATGTCCTGTCTCTTGGTATACTGCAAGCGCTACAGCCGTCTGCAGTAGCGAGACTT TTTGAGACAGGAGTCGGACAAGAGCTGATCCTCAGCGGGTTCGTGGCAAACTCCAGCCCAAGCAGACCGGTTACGCTATCCATTCTCACCATCCTGGCCAACAAGTACAAGATCGAGACTTTGCCGAGCCTTGTAGCTGCGCTTGAACAACTCACATCGGGCTTGCTTCTAGTTTCTTCGTCTGAGGACGATGCATCCCGCTTGGAGAAGATCACTTCAGTATATGCCCTTGCCGCAGGAATGGTGCGGCGATATAGCGGCAAGGAAGCAAAACCACTTCTCCAACTGATCAAAGACTCGCCAAAGGATGCCAAACTCGGTTCTGAACTTGCAAGGCGGCTCGAAGTCATTGTGGTTCCCCAGCAGCCATTGGCCAAGGAGAACTATGCTATTGTCAAGCCTCTATGGGTGCAGAAGGTGTACTTCGAACTGGTCAGCCCCATGCTGCAGGCCGCTACCGGACAAGACGCCGAGGTGCAAGACCAGCAGGTCAAGTCAAACTTCAGCACTGGAGTTCTCCTCATTGTAAAGCATATGAACTTCCCGATCTACGAGGCGGACGCGGATAAAATTCTCCGTATATCTATTGCCGTTGCGCAGAACAGCGAAATTGGCCCTGAGACCAAGGCTGCTCTTGATGTACTCAAGAACACACTTATTGAGGCCCctgagaagggcaaggggCACCTCCGAAGCATCATCAAGATCTGCACAAGAGTCTTCTCGCATAAGTCCTCCGCCGCGAGTGTTGATCCCGAGACGGAGGGCGCTTGCGGTAAGCTTGCTCTGGAGATTGTTGGAGGTCTGCCACGCATGTACGAGTCTCAGCATCTGTTGCCGCACGCACCTCAGGTGCAGCGAGAACTGACAATGGTCTGTGGGCATCGTGTGCGAGAAGTGAGAAAGACGGCGCGGCTGGCGAGAGCGGCATGGGCGGATCTCAAGTGA
- a CDS encoding Abhydro-lipase domain-containing protein, translating to MTLEHDGTTSAALEQTPHVIGKKLAETAVQFSQQAEKLSHQHPTGQDPSVAVEAQFVTPQDPVIVTSDGQRLPGVPLQEAHKLNVLREELQGEPKSVEIKEGDEVKVKISNVESTDTRHRKAVQLPEQQNGASMQKSTTNDTLRKAMPPSHTNPLFPPLPLYGPPSMLRNIQCLFFRVSAFFLSLAFLGVIVLGALFTSIPSLWRKIFYRLTFRNPDARRPFYEEEKRRARVRHEKEKAWVQKKSTNGLTLDRVETAEAFPPTEGGPDPIVCDVAYYARRVGLDVETFEVQTEDGFLIDLWHVYDPKEYTELDGSTRSHQGPEAFQGPRRKFKDPNQKPKFPVLLMHGLLQSSGAYCCNDDESLAFWLCKSGYDVWLGNNRCGFKPKHTLLEYSDPRMWCWNIRQMGVFDLPALTSRIITETGFEKIGLICHSQGTTQTFVALAKEQRPDLGEKLTVFCALAPAAYAGPLIGKMYFKFMRIISPGLFRLMFGIHAFIPFMMQMHQLLDPRVYGWLGYKVFSFLFDWTDSRWDRGLRNRMFQFAPVYVSAESMRWWLGRECFAKHKCILATKDALKAEEHMDGAVDGRPVTPRTKSTIEAHRKHPKGSTAWYNEQAPPMAFWVCGNDNLVDGEKLLRRFEKGREPFVDVVHSKTIPEYEHLDVIWAMDAVDQVFKEVREVLWKTCDARDICRVPEGCEHVEPRKPKVTVAEDVVDETQSSSSGEN from the coding sequence atgacCCTGGAACATGATGGCACAACAAGTGCCGCTCTAGAGCAGACCCCTCACGTTATCGGCAAGAAGCTGGCTGAAACCGCCGTCCAGTTCAGTCAACAAGCCGAAAAGCTCTCTCATCAACACCCGACTGGGCAGGATCCTTCTGTAGCCGTCGAGGCTCAGTTTGTGACTCCTCAGGACCCTGTCATTGTGACTTCAGATGGCCAACGACTTCCTGGTGTACCATTGCAAGAGGCGCACAAACTCAATGTCCTCCGTGAAGAGCTCCAAGGAGAACCCAAGAGcgtcgagatcaaggagggcgatgagGTAAAGGTGAAGATCTCCAATGTTGAAAGTACAGACACGCGACACCGAAAAGCTGTCCAGCTGCCAGAGCAACAGAATGGCGCATCAATGCAGAAGTCGACGACCAATGACACCTTGCGAAAGGCCATGCCTCCGTCGCATACGAATCCTCTCTTTCCCCCATTGCCTCTTTACGGGCCGCCTTCCATGCTTCGAAATATTCAATGTCTATTCTTCCGGGTAtcggccttcttcctcagctTGGCATTTCTTGGCGTCATTGTTCTGGGTGCTCTATTTACAAGCATACCCTCGCTCTGGAGGAAGATCTTTTACCGGCTAACGTTCCGCAACCCTGACGCACGTCGGCCATTTTacgaagaggagaagcgcAGAGCCCGCGTAAGGCATGAAAAAGAGAAGGCTTGGGTGCAAAAGAAGTCAACAAATGGGCTCACCTTGGACCGTGTAGAAACCGCCGAGGCCTTCCCACCAACCGAAGGTGGCCCCGACCCCATCGTGTGTGATGTGGCATACTATGCGCGGAGAGTTGGGCTCGATGTTGAAACTTTTGAGGTTCAGACCGAAGACGGGTTCTTGATCGACCTATGGCACGTTTACGACCCGAAGGAGTACACCGAGCTGGATGGCAGTACTCGATCTCACCAAGGACCGGAAGCCTTCCAGGGCCCCAGACGGAAGTTCAAGGATCCGAATCAGAAGCCCAAGTTTCCTGTGCTGCTCATGCATGGCTTGTTGCAGAGCTCAGGGGCGTACTGCTGCAATGACGACGAGTCTCTTGCTTTCTGGCTTTGCAAGTCTGGCTACGATGTCTGGTTGGGAAACAATCGATGCGGTTTCAAACCCAAGCATACACTGCTTGAGTATAGCGACCCGCGGATGTGGTGTTGGAACATTCGGCAGATGGGCGTGTTTGATCTCCCTGCGTTGACGTCGCGAATCATCACTGAGACAGGTTTTGAGAAGATCGGCCTCATCTGCCACTCTCAGGGGACGACACAAACGTTTGTTGCCTTGGCAAAGGAACAACGACCTGACCTAGGAGAGAAGCTGACAGTCTTTTGCGCCCTTGCTCCCGCAGCGTATGCTGGACCCCTGATCGGCAAGATGTACTTCAAGTTCATGCGAATAATCTCGCCCGGCCTGTTTCGACTCATGTTTGGGATTCACGCTTTTATCCCTTTTATGATGCAGATGCATCAACTTTTGGACCCACGCGTATATGGATGGCTCGGCTACAAGGTCTTTTCCTTCCTCTTCGACTGGACAGATTCCCGCTGGGACCGTGGCCTTCGAAATAGAATGTTCCAGTTCGCGCCCGTATACGTCAGCGCCGAGTCGATGCGATGGTGGCTTGGACGGGAGTGCTTTGCCAAGCACAAGTGTATCTTGGCTACTAAGGATGCCTTGAAAGCTGAGGAGCACATGGATGGAGCAGTCGACGGAAGGCCCGTGACACCGAGAACAAAGTCAACAATCGAGGCGCATCGGAAACATCCCAAGGGCTCGACAGCATGGTACAATGAACAAGCACCGCCGATGGCCTTCTGGGTCTGTGGAAACGATAATCTTGTCGATGGCGAGAAACTCCTCCGACGTTTTGAGAAGGGCCGTGAGCCCTTCGTTGATGTGGTTCACAGCAAGACAATCCCTGAGTATGAGCATCTTGACGTGATCTGGGCTATGGACGCAGTGGACCAGGTGTTCAAAGAGGTTCGAGAGGTGCTTTGGAAGACGTGCGATGCCCGCGATATTTGCCGTGTCCCAGAGGGATGCGAGCACGTCGAGCCACGAAAGCCAAAGGTGACTGTTGCCGAGGATGTGGTTGATGAGACCCAATCGAGTAGCAGTGGCGAGAACTAG